TCGATCCTTTCAAGTCAGTTGCCAATCCAAAAAGACCCTCTGCTACTTCAACATTCTCAAAATTTCCTGGGCTATCAACCATCCAAAGGGTTGATTGTAAGGTTCAATATGCAGGTGGCGTTTTCAGGCTATACTCTTTGGATGACGTTCAAAATGAAGCGGGCCCTTCATTTCAGCTTGAAAGCCCCTCAGTGGAAATTTTATTTGATTACAGAAGGATGGTTCATGGTAAACACAGTCACATTTTGAGGGCTTGGATGATCGTCTATTCATCGCATAACACAATTTTTCCTACGTGTGTACCGGTCCTCAACGAAATGGCTCGGGATATACGACAGCTTCTCAAGGGTTTCAACCGCAGCCCGCAAGAAGCCTCCCATAAGTCTGTTTCACAGGAAAGCTTAGATTACAGAAGTTTCTTAAGAGGCACAGACATTTCATTCCTTATTGATATCGGCAAACAACAGATAAGTTTTAGTTGCGAACCGAAAGCGAAAGTCCAGGCGGATCTTGgatttgaaaagctggcCGTGAAAGTGTTCACAAATGATCTTGACATGTCTGAACCTCTAAGTCTATCAATTGATATCTACGAGATTACAGCGAAGTCTAGACATATCTTTTCGCGAGAGGTAAGCACCTCGATCAAAATTGATCAGCTCAGCTGGATTTTTATTTTGACACATCCAGATACCATTCACACCTATGGCATAATGCATATACCAAACATTGACGTTtatttcaacatcaagcagctgcaggatttgaatatttttgtCAACATTTGGAAACCGGATAGCTACGTTTTCACTCAGCCAGAACTTGACAGCGAACATTCTCGGGCACTGACATCCGAGGAGAAACCTCTTGTCgcgaaattcaaaaaagtttCTTCCACCACGTCTTTCCCTTGGAACTTCATATTAATAATCTCCAAAATTAAAGGTGACATAGACCTTGGAATATCACTCGGAGTTCTCAGCCTTACGACAGACAGGATTTGGGCCATAACGGACCACTATTCTGACTGGACTCAGAAGCTATCACTTCAGATGGAGAAGATACTTCTATCTTCCGATGGTCGTCTTGGAGGAACTTTGCTGCTTAGAAATTTCAGCTGGATGTCGCGTATAAGATGGCCAGTTCGAGAGGGCGTCTTTGAGAGCCCACTCGTGACTCTTGATGTTTTGTTGGATGAATTTGATCTCAAGCTATCTTTTGACTATCACCTTATTTTGATTGCCAGCGTTGAAGTACTCAAGctaaagcttttcaacaaaagagaCCCAAGAGGAATTTCTAGAAATTTGCTTTCCGTGGCTATTTCCTCCAATAGCACGCAGCTCTTTTTAACAGCTTTAGCTCCGGCGAATATTTTGGATGTCTACAATACCATTTTAAGAATGAGAAAGGATAACCGAAAGtcatattttgaaacacTCGGAGACTCTAACACAAAGGACACTAGAAGTGCAAGCACAAGCAAAGACATCCTAAactctttgagtttcttgcGGACGGAATTGGAGGTTAGCCTAAAATTTGTCCATATTCAAATATACCCCAGTAAGTTGTTCGATATGGAGGTCCTCACATTCAAAGCAAAGGATTTCTTAACGCAGTCTCAAATTGAAGGGGATGAGAAGCTAAAGACGCATTTGAAATGGCAGATTCATGGTGTGAAAATCGCTTTGTCCAGATTCAAAAATCAACTTCACGAGAAGGCTGCATCTCAGATCGGAGTCAAAGAATATATTGAACATGCTAGAAAAGCTGATGGTGGAACAATCCTTGTCATACCAGCGATTCTTATTGGCATGACAACATGGCACGATGTCGCAACAAACACCGTGGAACTACTGTACAGTAATAGCTTTGGTGGGAAAATAGGTATAAGATGGAACCTAGGATCGATCAATTTCTTGCGGGAAATGTGGGCCACGCATGTAAGGGCAATGGCCTTGAGGAGATCACACAATGGTCAACCTCGAGGATTTTTCGAAGACGAGcatctggaagaaaagcttcgGGATGTTGATTTAGGAGATGAATACGAATACGTACCCCTTGAGGAACCTCACATTGAAATACCCCAGACGAAAGATTTAGGTGAAGCAACCCCACCCGTTGAATGGTTTGGTGTCAATAGGAAACAATTTCCTGGTTTAACTCACCAAGCTATGATTGTCCCTTTGCAGAAACTAGCTCACATAGCAGAGACGGAGTGGGCGCGGATTTTAGGACGCGCTTAAATAAACCTTTTTTATTACACTTCCAATATTTAAAGCAGATTCAAGACCTGTTAATCAAATCCTTGTTTTCCAATGCCACGCTCTTGGTCATATTCCTGTTTTTGTAGATACCTACAAGTTGCTGCGCCAGCTCGAACATATTATTACGCAGTGATATCACAATAAATTGTGCGTTTTTGGTCCGTTCCTTAATGTAGTTGGCAACAATTGAAACATTACGAAAGTCCAAAGCAGCATCAATTTCATCCATGACATAGAGAGGAGTGGGCTTGTATTTATGAAGCGCGAAAACAAGAGCCAAAGAACTCAATGTCTTTTCTCCACCAGAAAGGTTAGAAATATTTCTCcagcttttttttggtgGCATCACGCTGAAAAGAACTCCTTCTGAGAACGGATCTAAGCTGTCCACAAGCTCCAGCTCAGCGTTGCCCCCCATCGTAATCATCTGGTACATTTCTTTGAGCGTCATCGAAATTGTGTTAAAACCGTTCATAAATTCATCaagccttttttttctcaagttgTCGCAGTTTTGACGTACCGAATCTCTCTGCTCCACAGCTTTGTTTAATTCCAATTTTCTTGCTTGAAAGTCCACAAGCCTTTTTGTGTACtcctcaagaacttcaatGTCCGCGTATGCATTTTCTACAAAGTCGTTAAGCTGTccaatttcaagctcaacctCTTCAACGTTCAGTTCTTTTAACTGGGCTTCAGTTAATTTTGGCAAATCTGAAGGGGAGGTTTCCATCTCTTCTGGCTCATCAACATCCATTTGATCTTCCGGCTGAGAAGCAGTGGGCTCGTTACCCATACAGCCCTCAACTGTATCAACTTCCATCAAGTCACCATTAGAGGGCTCTTGGCTACGCGCTTCAGAGCTCTGTCCATGAAGCTCGTCCCCTGACCGACTTTCGGACAACAGAAGTTTGTTAAGCGTTTGAAGCGTTGCAGTTACGTCGCGTATCTTTAGGGAttcaagctgcttcaaaagatcatGGCCATCTTTTCCGATATGGTTCAAAAGGTCATTtagcttttccagctgGTTATTAATGtcaacttcgaaaacagcAAAGTCTTGCCCTTCACTCGATTTTTCCTCTATGAGCCTTTCGATTTCTCgtactttttcttcaatctcttctcCCTCTTTCTGAAGTTTATCAATAGATGCTTCTAGTTCAAGTATCTTGTTATCGGAGGAAGAAATCAGTTCTTTTATCGATTCGAGTTCATTAGTACATTGATCAATGTCAACTGAAAGTTGGCCGGCTTGCTTCTCATATCGTTTTAGATCATTCTCGGCTTTTTTCACTGCAGTCTTGTCCCTCTTTTGCTTTCCAAGAGTAATGCTAATTCTTTGGCCTATCGAGTCAACTAAAGAACCTTGCAACTGAAGTTTTGTACCGCCAATCTTCATTATCTGCTCCTGTAGttccttgatcttgttcttctttgatttcatttCACCTTCTAGCAGTTTGCACTCTGCCTTCAAAGAGTCTAATCTTGAGTTTGCTTCTATTAAGGTGTCATCGGAAGATTCGTTTagcttttgctctttttttagACTTGCTGCCCTGTCTTCACACAACTTAATTTCCGAGAGAAGAGAGTCTATCTCCATTCTCCTCTTTGATATATCAGTCTCGATTTCAGGTTCCCGGTCTTTGAGACTTTGTAAAGCATCCTCCATCTCATGCAAAGTGTCAGTAGCTATTTTGAAATTACGCTCCCTTTCAGTAAGTTCCTCATCTATTTGACGGACTTCTTCTGCCGTGAATGATGCGCCAGTGTTGAGCCTTTCAGACTTCATCATTCCGCTGGCCCTGTGATTACCACCACCGCTCATTGTTCCTGAAAGATCGATTAGCTTACCATCCAAAGTGACGACTCTGAATCTCTGTTTTCCATAAGCTACTCGATTTGCTTCCTTCAAATCTTTGGCTACTAGGGTGTCTCTTAACACACTGTAAAACGCATTTCTAAACTTGTTGTCAATTGGATGAACCAAATCGAATAGTCTTGACACGTTGTTTGGTGTTTGGATAGTGTTCATATTAAAAGACCTCAGCTTATCTAATAAGATAAACCTTGCATAGCcaagcttgttttttctcaaatGCTCGATACACTGTTGTCCGCATTCTACTGTTTCAACCACAACATCATCAAGCCGAGGACACGCTGTCGATATTGCGACATCATACTTGTCATCAATCGTTCCCAAATCTCCAAGGCGTCCATGAAAACCCGAAATGCGACCAGACCTCTGCAGCCTTTGAAGTGCCGAGagaactttatttttgttCTCGAAGGTCGAAAGAGATGATTTGGCATCAAGGCTGCGCTGGCGATGTGTAGTTAAAACGGCTTTCATCTCTTTCATTTTATTTGAAGCATTATCACATTCAGTTTGGCCTATGATAATTTGCCTTTGTATGTCTGTGTGTTCTTTTTCGAGACCTTCAATTGCCTGATGCTGTTCAGCCACCTTTTTGCGATTATTGGAGATGTCATTTTCcgattttgaaatctctTCGGCTATCTTTGCAAGTGATTCCTTTAAAACtgagatttttgtttcctcGAGTTTGATCTGTGAtcttttctcttgaagtttAACGTTCCAAGGCTCTAGC
The Lachancea thermotolerans CBS 6340 chromosome G complete sequence genome window above contains:
- the SMC4 gene encoding condensin subunit SMC4 (similar to uniprot|Q12267 Saccharomyces cerevisiae YLR086W SMC4 Subunit of the condensin complex which reorganizes chromosomes during cell division forms a stable complex with Smc2p that has ATP-hydrolyzing and DNA-binding activity and promotes knotting of circular DNA potential Cdc28p substrate), which gives rise to MESPLSKKQKTFVNRDEDFSQTEESVDVTRASRSRTPRKLVLGSPDKRFAFSQPVTSSSSNVPYLQPLKSELSSSRGRVYSQSPPRSPTRSPTRKLELIQLSPTKKTRLESQKTEQVRGLAQPIERLCINRLSLHNFKSYAGTQVVGPFHSSFSAVVGPNGSGKSNVIDSLLFVFGFRANKMRQGKLSDLIHKSEAHPNLDSCHVEVFFQYVQDELDGRTTVRQDRPGLVVTRKAFKNNTSKYYVNGKESSYTQVTELLRKEGIDLDHKRFLILQGEVESIAQMKPKAEKEGDDGLLEYLEDIIGTAKYKPLIEQTLVQIDQLNDVCQEKENRYEIVEREKSSLESGKDEALEFLEKEKKLTFLRSKLLQHKLWKNSFKSTNTQEKIKTLEEKLSAERAKYTEHKREIKQLESESKSLNVTIRGIKDSESSLTSEKRTCDRDRVSLEEKLKNISQKKVKAEKTHHATVNSINATQAKLEELFKDQVQYEKELDELNKSLLVEKTKLDEIKISLKGKTGAISVQIGEIEQELEPWNVKLQEKRSQIKLEETKISVLKESLAKIAEEISKSENDISNNRKKVAEQHQAIEGLEKEHTDIQRQIIIGQTECDNASNKMKEMKAVLTTHRQRSLDAKSSLSTFENKNKVLSALQRLQRSGRISGFHGRLGDLGTIDDKYDVAISTACPRLDDVVVETVECGQQCIEHLRKNKLGYARFILLDKLRSFNMNTIQTPNNVSRLFDLVHPIDNKFRNAFYSVLRDTLVAKDLKEANRVAYGKQRFRVVTLDGKLIDLSGTMSGGGNHRASGMMKSERLNTGASFTAEEVRQIDEELTERERNFKIATDTLHEMEDALQSLKDREPEIETDISKRRMEIDSLLSEIKLCEDRAASLKKEQKLNESSDDTLIEANSRLDSLKAECKLLEGEMKSKKNKIKELQEQIMKIGGTKLQLQGSLVDSIGQRISITLGKQKRDKTAVKKAENDLKRYEKQAGQLSVDIDQCTNELESIKELISSSDNKILELEASIDKLQKEGEEIEEKVREIERLIEEKSSEGQDFAVFEVDINNQLEKLNDLLNHIGKDGHDLLKQLESLKIRDVTATLQTLNKLLLSESRSGDELHGQSSEARSQEPSNGDLMEVDTVEGCMGNEPTASQPEDQMDVDEPEEMETSPSDLPKLTEAQLKELNVEEVELEIGQLNDFVENAYADIEVLEEYTKRLVDFQARKLELNKAVEQRDSVRQNCDNLRKKRLDEFMNGFNTISMTLKEMYQMITMGGNAELELVDSLDPFSEGVLFSVMPPKKSWRNISNLSGGEKTLSSLALVFALHKYKPTPLYVMDEIDAALDFRNVSIVANYIKERTKNAQFIVISLRNNMFELAQQLVGIYKNRNMTKSVALENKDLINRS